The sequence catcaataacacgattacaaagatatatatatatatcaattaaaacctaagattatatattttttcaactaAAAAGTATATCTTACAGCgagcttttcaaacttaaaaaaaatgcattatcaCTTATTAGCATATAAAGTCGCAATatcgcctctgattggttgtaaCAACGcgcggcgtaatgatttcataaagGAAAGAAACTTACAATTTCATATAATTAGATTAAATTATTAGTGAGAATAAATTCGAACCAcactattttttcaaattagattctcctgtcaaagtaaaattgccgAGTGAATTTGCGACCGGAATTTTGGTCTTATTCTTAGGGCACATGCTGAATATCTATTCAATATGCATTATGAGAAGATTTTTAGTACAATTTACTTAAGTAGTCCCATGTTTTACCtatgtaaacgtttatttgtaCCCACAGTGGAATTTCCCTCTACTGATGTTGGCCTGGAAACTTGGACCTGCCCTTGCCTGTGGAAACGTGGTCGTTATGAAGCCGGCGGAGCAGACCCCACTCACCGCTCTCTACACCTGTTCCCTTATTAAGGAGGTAAGCTAAGAGTTATCTTTAGTAATGTGCTAAAGTATGATCTTTAACAGGTTACTGCAACAATGAATTCACACTATTGGTATATTAGCTATATTAACCATATCGAGTAAACTTTAGCCAAATCATACTTAAGCGCAACATTTCTggcgcaaaaaaaaaacaaaaaaaaacctaaaataaGACTAAAgctaaaatatgaacgtttacGGAGCACAGTAAaacatactgtatactataATTGTTAACTTTCGCGAGggtttactttcgcgaattatCTTTCTAGCcttttaaagtcccattatcATGACAGGCTTTAATACGTGGAACCATGACTGTGATAAATTTCGCGAGCTATCAAATTTCCCGATTTTTGATGGATCTGCGAATTAAGCGAAAGAAAACCCCGCAAGTAAAATAACAACTAAACAGTAGTTTAACGAAGCTCTGGGGACCAACGATTttactttgttataagcatagttcgtcATACACATATTGCAAATATACTATATGAACATTAACAGGGAATGAATGAACATTGCCGCGTTATAATTATGAATTCGTTATGCGTGTGTTTTTAAGAGTGTTTAACTGTCCTTCGAACTACTGCTGACATTTCGTTTCGctgtgtgtttgttgttgttgtttttttgttttgttttttttttctcgaattttataaaatttacatttttcagGCAGGATTTCCTCCTGGTGTAGTGAATATGATCCCAGGTTATGGACCAACAGCAGGAGCCGCTATATCTGAACATCCTGACGTTGATAAGGTCGCTTTTACTGGATCAACTGAGGTACGTACTTCCTAGTGAACATCTTTACGTTTGCAATGTTTTATTTAGAATGGTTCTGTTTTCCTAGTTCACTACTCTCTCAGGCTGTTCTCCGCCAACTTAGGACTGTTAGCAGTCAACCATGGTGATTTTATGATTGGTCAATCTCCGTATCTGCTTTAGCTGAAACGTATTTTAGACGTGGATATCCCCTTTACTTTCGAAGCTACTGATCTTAgtgtaaaatatttgaaattatttttgcaAGCAAAGCTCAATGTGCATATTATAAAGGATTTCAGGACAGTACTCATTCAAAATGGCTGGTCGTTTCCCGTGTAGCTTCCATAAGGGAGGTAAATGTGGCAGTCTATATTAATCTAATGTGGTGTTCTGTATAGCTCTGCTAGGCTTATaatctatttttttataattacaggtGGGACAGATTGTTTATGCAAGCCGCTGCACGCACCAATCTTAAGAGAGTGACCTTAGAACTGGGTGGGAAAAGTCCCAATGTGGTATTTGCTGACGCTGACAGTGAGTTATCTTGATGActaaattttattgacatgttAACATTTTGTCAAACATAACAGGCTATTATTATTTTAGTCAAATTTAGCTGTATAGAGATTGCTtagcaaaacaaaacaaagctaTAGAAATGTTTCTAGTCGAACCTAGTTTTATGACGTTTGTTTACCAAAACAAACTAAAATCCTAGAAAAGTTTCTATTTGCCAGTGGACGTAGCCGTGAATGCATGTCACAATGGTCTCTTCTTCAACATTAAAATCCTAGAAATGTTTCTATTTGCTAGTGGACGTAGCCGTGAATGCATGTCACAATGGTCTCTTCTTCAACATTAAAATCCTAGAAATGTTTCTATTTGCTAGTGGACGTAGCCGTGAATGCATGTCACAATGGCCTCTTCTTCAACATTAAAATCCTAGAAATGTTTCTATTTGCTAGTGGACGTAGCCGTGAATGCATGTCACAATGGTCTCTTCTTCAATATGGGTCAGTGTTGTTGTGCCGCGTCCAGAACGTACGTCCAAGAGGAGGTCTATGATACATTCACACAGAAACTAGTAGAGAAGGCCAAGTCACGGGTGGTTGGAGATCCGTTTGATTCACAGACCATGTCAGGACCCCAGGTACATATAAATTTGTACTACAgatacagtggaccctcgataatccgcaCACTTACGTCCTCTTCCCAAACCGTCCGGATTGTGAAATTTCTGGACTGTTTGATTCCGTTTAAGTTGTCAATAATAAAATCTGTTCTCAGATATTTCCGTCCGGATTGTAAGTTTTCCGGATTATCGCAATTCGGATTATCGAGCCTCCGATGTACTTATTTATACCGGTCATGTTCTAGCCCGGATCTCTGTCTATTATGACGTATATATGGCATTTCTGTCTAAATTAATGTTAATAATAACTTGTATATTTAGAAACCCTGACTATACTAGCCACAAAAAGTTTAGACACGTTCCACTCTATATAACTAATGGTATATGGTTCGTAAGTGAAGAATTACAAACCCATGCATGCacgatttttaaattttatttgaagaaaaaaacctaTTTGCAGTCGTTTAAGCAAAAATACGTTCATTTGCATTTGCATAGAAAATAGGTAAGCTTTTGATTGAGTTTTGGAATAAAATGGTTGCGCAATTGTATcgaaataataatgattttacatttataaactAGGTTGACAAGGAGCAATTTGAAAAAATTCTGGACCTCATAGACAGCGGAGTAAAGCAAGGTGCCAAACTGGAATGTGGTGGTCAGCGTAAAGGAACATCCGGGTACTTCATTCAGCCGACAGTATTCACTGGCGTCACTGAAGATATGCGCATCGGCAAGGAAGAGGTATATTCATGAAATATCACTGTTTAGGCAAGAAGAGTGGcatattcatttgaacaacagaTAAATTAGTAATGAATAcaattgaaagcattgaaacATCGATTGATTACTGCAAATGTATACTATTTCTGTAGACGTAAAGATGAGTCTGGTTGCCAATACATGGACATGTTGGGGAAATATTTAATATAGAATTATACGCATTTGTAAAAAGTAACCATCTGAATGACAGTTCTGTATTAAGTTAATCAGTTAATTCCTCACTTGGGTGAAATGAAACATGCAGTAACAACCACGGGTTTTCATAAGTAAATGCACTgcattgttatcatatataatgatttttggtcCATTGGTCTTGAGAAATGTTCTTATGTATTTTGTTCCTTTCAGATCTTTGGTCCCGTAAtgcaagtcatcaaatttaaaacaatgGAAGAGGTTATCAAGAAGGCAAACACAACCCATTACGGATTGGCTGCCGCAATCTGCACCAAGGACATTGATAAGGTCATGACCTACAGTAGTCAGGTCAAGGCCGGAACTGTCTGGTACGTCACTAACTTACCGCCATTTTGTATAATCTTATGTTGTAGTTTTCAGATGAAAAACGATTTTATGTTATTATAGagatataacaaatatattctGAGTAGGTATATTttgagtacactcagatttctTACGTTATGTCACCATAAATGAAATATCCATTCAAGTTACTCGGTGATTGCAGCGATCATCAGTTTTGCCTATTCTGTATCTGGTCCACAATTAGATAAACAGTAGGGTATAAGAAAAGACTATACAAAAACTAGTCCATAaagttattatcattttcatcttTTGGAATGAAGTTTCAGTAACCTCTCGTATCATCTTAATTCGCAAAGATAAgcaaataataatgaataagaTGAATATTAGTGgttatttctacattttttcAGGGTAAATTCATTTAATGTCTTTGGTGCCCATTGTCCCTTCGGAGGTTTCAAAATGTCTGGAATTGGACGAGAACTGtaagtaaatgaaaatatatttctgtatttctAGTAAAGCATTTAATCTGATAAAGGTCTATTATGAACAAACGGTAGTAAaaaatataggatcttaaatgagttttCATTTCATAGGAGATATCATGAAACGAGTCTTAGAAGTTTCTATTTTGCGAGCGTTGGcgtataaaaattaaaattcgaGACGGGCAAAAACACTGGATATCTTGcggattatatgataaaaaacgtgttggttttattatttatcatgtATTTTTATCTTTCCTTTAGTGGAGAGTACGGTTTGCATGACTACTCAGAAGTCAAAACGGTaagaatttttttcttattttcacaGTGGCCTCGTTCATAAAATTTGAAATCGAgatgttgatatatttaaatgtttaaatggcttgaaaaatatcaatgttacaTATCAATAATCGGTTAAAACATTTAACTTACTACATTAGAAtgtaaattatatgttatatattttatataatatatatattatggtatGAATTTTCTTTTTGAAGGTCATCATTAAGACACCAACAAAAGTGTAGACTGTGATTTtggagttatctaccctttACCGGGACAGCCGATCCAGCCATCAAAATGGAAAGTTATCGCTCCTATTAATAGACAGTTTCTGTTAAGAACACATGAATACATCAGCGTTTGCTAGACTATACTAAGTGTGTATGTATAGACAACTTGGATTAATCAAGGTGTTATTAGaaatacaattattttgtaaatgacaaGTTATGGTGCAAATACTTCGGGATATAAGTACATAACCTGTAACATAGAACAGATATATTCAAATGTCCTTCATTTTACGGAATTACTGAGAGTTAACCGTCTTCTACTAGACGATACTGCAAAGGAAAGGAAATCTGAAATAAAAGGGcaataatttgtatatatgcaCTGAGTAACTGTTGTACCtgaaatacacacatatatatgccAATATgtctaatatatgtttctggttgtactaacaataaaatgtatataatgtaaagtATGTATTTGGTTCAAAACATGTGAACCTTTGGGTTCAATACATGTGAGCATTTTCGTATATAACCCACATAATCAAAATGACtatgataatgttttatttctttactTTGTCATATGTGTCTTTTCAGTATTACTAACTTTTGATtcattaaacaataaataatttatataatactaaaaatataattttgaattctatatttcatatatgattTTGAATCCTTGATAGTAGTAGCATTACCGGTGCCTTGATTAAACATGTGTTACATCTTACAAACACAGTGACGACCATGTATAATCACAATCATCATCGATATTCTGCGAGTTGCATGATGTCGTAATAACCTCATCTGGAAAATGTCATTAAAAAGATGAAGGCTTTGTGTGTGACAGTATATGAAGCAGATATTTTGGTACTTTGATATAcctcaaaagaatcgaataacagTACACGATGGTTGACTCTTTGGCGTTGGGTGTTTCACAATCTGCAGACACtgttggcctgtgattgttcagttttgttttctcttcaaatgagttttgctatgaaatattacGACAATGAAAGTAACCCCATGAATATGAACAATGAAGTACCCCATATCCATCCaaacacatattacatatatattaagtgATTTCTATTTCAATCGCATCTAATaggtaatacaatgtaatacatcttatagttctgattatcatgattaattatttgaacaatattaaGAGCCGTTATTCTATTACATTCCTTCCGGATTGAAGTTCAAACAGAAAAtgaagaaattatttttatttacaacacTAAACTCCCATGTTCCGCATCAAATGAGCTAgcctaaatataaaaaatgaagataatAGGCCGAGACAAattatagttttaaaaaatataaacattttaaaatcagcaGAAAGGGAGTGTGAAGACGACTGgtttgttagtataatgtgactggatgggaTGTCCTGTTCGGTGTCTTAGGTGGCCAAACCAAAAGGACAAAAATCCCTCTGTTACAAtaatacacaaatataccaTACAGCCTCCCGaaacatacacacataccacacagcctcccgaaacatacacacataccaCACAGCCTCCCGAAACATACTACCATATCAcatagtctcccaaaacatactaccATATCAAatagcctcccaaaacatacagacatatcCCATAGCCTTCCGAAACATACAACCATATCACACAGCCTCCTTAGATATACAGACATACCACACAGCCTCCTGAAACATACAAACATATTCCATAGCCTTCCGAAAAATCCAGACAAAACACACAGCCTCCCGAAACATACTAACATATCTCATAGCCTTCcgaaacatacagacataccaCGCAGTCACCcgaaacatacagacataccaCACAGCCTCCCGAAACATACAGACTTACCACACAGCCTCCTGAAACATACAAACATATCACATAGCCTTTcgaaacatacagacataccacgcagtctcccataacatacagacataccACACAGCCTCCCGAACATACAGACATACCACACAGCCTCCCGAAACATACTAACATATCCCATAGCCTTCcgaaacatacatacataccacACAGTCTaccataacatacatacataccacACAACCACCcgaaacatacagacataccacacagcctcccgaaacatacagacataccaCACAGCCTCCCGAAACATACTAACATATCCCATAGCCTTCcgaaacatacagacataccacgcagtctcccaaaacatacagacataccaAACAGCCTTCCGAATCATACAGACATACCACACAGCCTCCCGAAACATACACAAATACCACACAGCCTCCCGAAACATACTAACATATCATagagcctcccaaaacatacagacataccaCACAGACTCtcgaaacaaacaaacataccacaCAGACTCCCGAAACATACACTCATATCACACAGCATCCCGAAACATTTAGACATACCACACAGCCTCCcgaaacatacaaatatatcacaCAGCCTCCCGAAACATACAACCAAATCACACAGCCTCCCGAAACATATAGACATACCACACAGCCTCCCGAAACATACAAATAAATCACACAGCCTCCCGAAACATATCGACATACCACACAGCCTCCcgaaacatacaaatatatcacaCAGCCTCCCGAAACAAACAACCGAATCACACAGCCTCCCaatgcatacatacatatcaCACAGTATCCCGAAACATATAGACATACCATACAGCCTCCCGAAACATACAACATATCACACAGCTTCCCGAAGCATAAAACATACCCCACAGCCTCCCGAAACACAGCCATACCACACAGCCTCCcgaaacatacagacataccaCACAGCCTCtcgaaacaaacaaacatatcacACATCTTCCCGAAACATACAAACATATCACACAGCCTACCGAAACATACAAACATATCACACatcctcccaaaacatatagacatacCACACggccttccaaaacatacagacatatacCACACAGCCTTCCGAAACATACAAACATATCACACAGCCTCTCGAAACATTGAAACATATCACACAGTCTCCCGAAACAAATAGACATACCACACAGTCTCTCGAAACATACAGGCATACCACACAGCCTCCcgaaacatacagacataccacacagcctcccgaaacatacagacataccaCACAGCCTCCCGAAACAAACaatcatacatgtatcacacagcctcccgaaacattatataaatactacctgcattagagggtgacactaggtactgtcaccctctaatgcaggtagtatttattttattatacaaaaagtctagaaacaaaactagttttcaagaatttgcaatatattgaaacattttaactggttttagcaaaagtcgaacagtcaccgtcggctgtagaatagcatatcagcttctactcagCAGCGCTAACTATCActgcattataaaaaagaatactcacaataagcatttagtgaaaattcttgttgtcttgtctcctgcgtttgtttagatcttaacgtttttgtaaatctcaatgaattttagtttcgtcccgtcgtctgtttacaacattagcaacgtcacgaagacgcttgaaatcgcatgtcttccgttcacctaatcaccgacgggttcataaaaaccaacatatagcgctttgacggtaagcgaaaagacatgatatttttttattgataaacagactaatttggcaaaactattactaataagctccagataaattttgaagcgtcgcttcaaaacacaaagatggcgtcgaaataagaaacgagtgcgcatcttttcgggcggttaatattttgcactgtcaaaaatacactatcacccgttgctagggggttgtTACGAACGTATCTATTGTTTCATATTGTTCTAATAttacctgccgtgtgatagtgtaaaataccaaatatctctcgaccaatcagaatgcatgattctcacttgaggtataataaacaaacatatcaCCCATCCTCCCGaaacacacaaatataccaTACATCCTCCcgaaacattatataaatactacctgcattagagggtgacagtgcctagtgtcacctcgaggatatcactgtcacccgaggcgaagccgagggtgacagtgatattccgaggggtgacactaggcactgtcaccctctaatgcaggtagtatttattttattataccgataatctagaaacaaaactagttttcaagtgtttgcaatctattgaaacatttttacGGATTTTACCAAAGGTCGAACAGTCACCGTCGGCagtagctgcgatgacgtagctctgaacgacggacggaagatttctgatagatggtcgtcgtcagagctacgattccgtcccattgaccgtagtgttgcaaaacatccagcggtgaaaatgttgcatttcatgtgtgtcatgtaattttttaattaaattcaacaatatcaaacattttttacataaaatgattatttatttacccacctccatgtctaaattatgttttgaagcacttttgaatggctcgcatctccgacacggctcacttggccgccatgatgcttctcgttagaaagtctcgcgctccaaatatggcacctagtaccatatatggaatgacctacaaattttcactacgaaagaaataaatgttacaaagtttttaacatgaactttaaaaattcttttttgcttaattcttaataatacttacatttgttcagtttcaccatatttattcttagtttgttggctttttaaaacttttaaacatattttacctgttgagtgtttcatttcgtcacggtttccggtaaatcaaacatggcggcgtatttgaacagaattatacatgtgttgtgtttgccttggattttaccactcatagttgatgaaagattataatTGAAAGGTTTGttaattgaatattgatcatagttgtcagaacaatacagttacataaggataatacccgaaaaatatattttcatcagtctcaaagtgcccgatgtggatcacatcggggcttgcaacactagcggcaacggggtggaattcataccctgccgggaacggagtggaggcagggtatgattattcgttctacgtcggcagtagaatagcatacCAGCTTCTACTCGGTAGCACTAACTATCACTGCATTATgaaaa is a genomic window of Argopecten irradians isolate NY chromosome 10, Ai_NY, whole genome shotgun sequence containing:
- the LOC138333906 gene encoding LOW QUALITY PROTEIN: aldehyde dehydrogenase 1A1-like (The sequence of the model RefSeq protein was modified relative to this genomic sequence to represent the inferred CDS: substituted 1 base at 1 genomic stop codon) — encoded protein: MAEPIRNPDIKFTQLFINNEWVDSASGKTFPVLNPATEEKIADVQEGDKADVDKAVEAAKKAFEHGSAWRNTDASERGHLMNKLADLMERDRLYLASLESLDNGKPFGDSYNTDLVLVIKCIRYYAGWSDKVCGKTIPMDGEFFCYTRHEPVGICGQIIPWNFPLLMLAWKLGPALACGNVVVMKPAEQTPLTALYTCSLIKEAGFPPGVVNMIPGYGPTAGAAISEHPDVDKVAFTGSTEVRTSXWDRLFMQAAARTNLKRVTLELGGKSPNVVFADADMDVAVNACHNGLFFNMGQCCCAASRTYVQEEVYDTFTQKLVEKAKSRVVGDPFDSQTMSGPQVDKEQFEKILDLIDSGVKQGAKLECGGQRKGTSGYFIQPTVFTGVTEDMRIGKEEIFGPVMQVIKFKTMEEVIKKANTTHYGLAAAICTKDIDKVMTYSSQVKAGTVWVNSFNVFGAHCPFGGFKMSGIGRELGEYGLHDYSEVKTVIIKTPTKV